Proteins encoded by one window of Nitrincola iocasae:
- a CDS encoding putative RNA methyltransferase produces the protein MISVLRCPVCSDPLQPGADNKQLRCINGHSFDRARQGYWNLLLPQRKRSKAPGDNEAMVQARQRFLDQHHYQPIADAVCAIGLHATDSVDNPVILDLGCGEGYYTDHLCHSFVRAERHASLIGLDISKAAIRQACKRDKRITWLVATGADIPLQPDSVDLATLIFARLLPEPTAQVLNKNGLFLVVWPGPDHLRELRELIYTDVRDSDLNPDAQLHELFEPLSMETLRFRFQISDTAQLADLLVMTPHGQRLNQERREALLKIEQLDIQADIRLSLYKKR, from the coding sequence ATGATCTCGGTATTACGCTGCCCGGTCTGTAGTGATCCGCTGCAACCGGGTGCTGATAATAAACAACTGCGTTGTATTAACGGACACAGTTTTGACCGTGCTCGTCAGGGTTATTGGAACCTGTTGTTACCGCAGCGCAAGCGCTCCAAAGCGCCAGGTGACAATGAAGCCATGGTACAAGCACGCCAGCGTTTTCTGGATCAACACCACTATCAGCCCATTGCCGATGCAGTATGTGCAATAGGATTGCACGCAACTGATTCTGTGGATAACCCGGTTATCTTGGATCTGGGTTGTGGTGAGGGCTACTACACCGATCACCTGTGTCATAGCTTTGTCCGGGCTGAGCGACATGCCAGTTTGATTGGTCTGGATATCTCCAAAGCGGCCATTCGCCAGGCGTGTAAGCGTGACAAACGTATCACCTGGCTAGTTGCCACGGGGGCTGATATTCCGTTGCAGCCTGACTCAGTGGATCTGGCCACGTTGATTTTTGCCCGACTTTTGCCCGAACCCACGGCACAAGTCTTAAATAAAAATGGTTTGTTTCTGGTGGTCTGGCCTGGCCCGGATCATCTGCGGGAATTACGCGAGCTGATCTACACGGATGTACGTGACTCTGACCTGAACCCTGATGCACAACTGCACGAGCTATTTGAACCACTCAGCATGGAAACCTTGCGTTTTCGTTTTCAGATCAGCGATACTGCCCAGCTAGCTGATTTATTAGTGATGACGCCCCATGGACAACGCCTGAACCAGGAGCGCCGTGAGGCTCTGCTGAAAATCGAGCAACTGGACATTCAGGCGGATATACGTCTGAGCCTGTATAAAAAACGGTGA